Part of the Ignavibacterium album JCM 16511 genome, CTCAAAGAGGAAGGGAACGTTTAAATTAAAATAATTTAAATCATCAGTAAAACCATATATCTATTTTTGTAAGTACTCGCTGTATTACAATATAAACCAATCTGTGAAAAATCGGCTAAATCATTGTAATCAACATTCTATTGTTTATGTACTAAATCTATTTTTCTGAATTAACCTTCACATTTTTAATCAGTTTGTATTGTTTATACAAAAAACTTAGTCCAATTAAAACAAACAATAATGATATAAATCTTTTCTCAACATTTATTATAGCTTCTACTAATAATATCAAAATAGCAATTGAAATTGCAATAATTTTTGTAAGATATATTGATTTACTCTCTAATTTGTTTGTGACTACTGAGACTATACCGAACAAAGTAAAAAATATTAAAATTATAATAACCTGAAAATCCATAGGATAACTCCTTAGTACTTAATTATTCGGTTTTTAAGTAACATAAAATTTTGGAAAGTAAAAGTAACTTTTATCGATTGGTTTGTGGTTAAATTGACAAATATAATTCAAAACCCCACCGCTACACCAAGAGCACATAGCCACATATGCACAAGGCCAATAAAGTATAGGACCTAATGTAGTACATACGATAAGGCTTGCAATATAAGGACCCCATCTACATTCCAATGCTTCAGTGGAAATGTTAGTATAATCATAATAATGAGTAAAGAGACTATCTATATTACAGTTAACACATTCTGATGTCAAATATGAATTTATGGCAGGATATTTATTATTTAATTCGATTCTAATTTCATTTAACCTTTCACCTATACTGTCAATTTGGCTTGGAGTATAATTCATATATGATATGATTGATTGCTCATCGGATCTCAGGTATGCTGATTTCAATTCCTCTAATGAAAAAGATTTTCCAAGTCGATCATTTATTCTTTGAGTAAAGTTATTTCTAATTTGTAATAACTCAATAACTAACGGATCGTTAATAAGTAAAAAATCTAATGAGTCTTGGGCACGGTAAAGATTACTAGTATTCGAAACAGGTGTAACATTATAGTCACAACTAATTTGAGACAATAAAATCAGAATAATAGGAATTAAAGATAGGTCTTTCATAACTATTACTCCTTTTTTGTTAAGAAAAATTGTTCTATTTCCACATTAAAAATGCGGAAATAATCAAAAAAAAATCAAGATCGATATTAAGATTGTTTATTGATTGATTACAAGAAGAAAATTATTAACTTAAATAATTCAAATATTTGATAATGAAAGTATTCCATTATTAAAGTTTAATCATACTTTTGAAAAAATTAAAAACTTGAAAACAATTGATGGAATTCATACAAATTAACTTACTTTCTAAATGGAAACATAAACTCCCACTATAGTCTGAGATTAGCAGCTCAATCAGTGTCATCCGTTAGCTAACGGAGCGCGCTAGTTCTTTTAATTCACTAAAATCTCTTCCAACCTCGGATAAGCTTTAACTATTGTATTTGGCATTTGAACCCTATCTTTTTGTTCAAGCAAATGAATCAGCTCGAACGCATTTGCAACTGCATTACCTTTCGGATGATTATTCATAATTACATTTATTTCTTTTACCTTGTTTTCAATTGCTTTTATCTTTTGTGCAATTTCTACTAATTCTCCAGGTGAATAAAGATAACTATATCTTGAACTTTGCTGTTCATAAGTTTGTTCTTTGCCAAAATTTGAAAGTGATTTTTTCCAGGCTTCAACATTTCTTCCGTGAAAGCGAATATATGCTTTATTATTCGTTACTATTGGCTCAAATGGAATTGTCTGTCCGATTTGCGGTTGATCAATTGTACAAAGTGTTAAATCATTCTGACCGAAGAATTCTAATGCGCGTTTATTTCTCCAGCTTGAGTGACGAACTTCAACAAAACAACTTATATCAGAAAATATATCCTTTATTTTTTGTATTTGCTGAACTGAAGCACCATCAAATGAGAATGAATATGGAAACTGAACTAACAATCCTCCAAGCCGTTCCGATTTTTTCAGTAAATCAAGATTATAACGAACAGCTTTTATGTTCTGTTCATCAAATTTTCTTTTATGTGTAAAATCCTGATGAAGTTTAATATGAAAAATAAATTCATCTGCATTTTCAACTTTTTTAATCCAGCCCTCAACAATTTTAGGACTAATGTATGTATAGTAAGTTGAGTTTACTTCAACACAATTAAAATAATGTGAATAAAATTGTAACCAGTCAAATCCACCCGACTGATTTTTAGGATAAAAGTTCGGCACCCAGTCTTTATAAGACCAGCCGGCAGTTCCTATATAATATTTAACTGACATACTTAATTTTTTGATTTTTAGTGCTAAGTATACTAAGTTAACAATAGTGTTAATTTTCTATACTTTACTTATGAAACAATATTTATTAAATAATTCAAAGAAAAAATTCTTTACTATAAATGATATAGCCAATCTTTTATCAATAAGTAAAGAATCTGCGAAGGTAACTGCAAACAGATACTGTAAGTCCGGCCTATTAATCAGAATTAAAAGAAATCTTTACATATCTGCATCAAAATTCAAAGAGCTTAAAGAATCAGAATTATTTCAAATAGCTAACTTTATTGAGGTTCCTTCATATATTTCTCTCAGTACATCATTGAGTTACTTCAACATTAGCACACAGCAATTACAAAATGTAATTGAATCAATTTCATTAAAGAGAACAAAAACTCAGGCAGTTAATAATATTGAATTCAGATTTTATAAAGTTAAACAATCATTCTATTCCGGATTCATTAATTCAGATAACTTCTTCATTGCTCAACCTGAAAAAGCATTTGCTGATTCTGTGTACCTAACTTCTTTAGGAAAATACAGCACTGATTTTGAATCTATAAACTTCAAAAAGCTAAACATAGACCTGGTCAATTCATATATGAAAAATTCCAATTCTATAACAATTAAATTTTGGGAAAAGCTATGCAAACGCTACAAAATTTAGAAATACTTGAAATTGAAATCCTGGAATTACTTAACAGTATTAAAGTACTTGAATATCTTTATTTTGGTGGCGGCACTATGCTCCGACTTTGCCATAACCTTAATCGCTACTCTACTGATCTCGATTTCTGGTTAGATATTTCATCAGATAGTAAACAGATATATAAATCGATTCGTAAACACCTGGCTGATAATTATAAACTTACAGATTCTATGAATAAACGAAATACTCTTTTATTTGAACTTAAATCACCATCTGTTAGTCGCTCATTAAAAATCGAAATCAGAAAAGAACAGAAAGAATTCGATTGGGAATATAAAATCGCTTTTTCAAGATTCACCACCAAACAAGTAATGGTAAGAGCGCTAACACTCGACCAAATGATGAAAAATAAATTTGAAGCATTACTTTCACGCAAGATTATTCGTGACGCATTCGATATAGAGTTTCTCTTGATGAGAGGAATTGAACTTCCATCTGATAAATCTTTACTGAAAGCAGCACTTCAAATAATTAATAATTTCAAAGAACAGGACTTTAAAGTAACATTGGGTTCAATACTCGATGAAAAAGACAGAAAGTTCTACCTGGTTAATAAATTTAACCTGCTTAAAGAAGAAATAACGAAACGATTAAATATTTCAGAATAACTTTAACTTTTTCTACACTGCTTTTTTACTCATACTTCTGTAAACGCCAACAACTATTCCTACAACCTTGAATGAAGGATATTTCTTATCAATCACAATTGGTTTATAATCAGGATTTTCAGAA contains:
- a CDS encoding DUF72 domain-containing protein, yielding MSVKYYIGTAGWSYKDWVPNFYPKNQSGGFDWLQFYSHYFNCVEVNSTYYTYISPKIVEGWIKKVENADEFIFHIKLHQDFTHKRKFDEQNIKAVRYNLDLLKKSERLGGLLVQFPYSFSFDGASVQQIQKIKDIFSDISCFVEVRHSSWRNKRALEFFGQNDLTLCTIDQPQIGQTIPFEPIVTNNKAYIRFHGRNVEAWKKSLSNFGKEQTYEQQSSRYSYLYSPGELVEIAQKIKAIENKVKEINVIMNNHPKGNAVANAFELIHLLEQKDRVQMPNTIVKAYPRLEEILVN
- a CDS encoding type IV toxin-antitoxin system AbiEi family antitoxin domain-containing protein, translating into MKQYLLNNSKKKFFTINDIANLLSISKESAKVTANRYCKSGLLIRIKRNLYISASKFKELKESELFQIANFIEVPSYISLSTSLSYFNISTQQLQNVIESISLKRTKTQAVNNIEFRFYKVKQSFYSGFINSDNFFIAQPEKAFADSVYLTSLGKYSTDFESINFKKLNIDLVNSYMKNSNSITIKFWEKLCKRYKI
- a CDS encoding nucleotidyl transferase AbiEii/AbiGii toxin family protein, whose protein sequence is MQTLQNLEILEIEILELLNSIKVLEYLYFGGGTMLRLCHNLNRYSTDLDFWLDISSDSKQIYKSIRKHLADNYKLTDSMNKRNTLLFELKSPSVSRSLKIEIRKEQKEFDWEYKIAFSRFTTKQVMVRALTLDQMMKNKFEALLSRKIIRDAFDIEFLLMRGIELPSDKSLLKAALQIINNFKEQDFKVTLGSILDEKDRKFYLVNKFNLLKEEITKRLNISE